The Temnothorax longispinosus isolate EJ_2023e unplaced genomic scaffold, Tlon_JGU_v1 HiC_scaffold_403, whole genome shotgun sequence genomic sequence TTGAAATCAATATTCCTCTCATATGCTCTGTCAAGGCAAAAATGTACTTCTATTATTCGCACAATAACATATAATGCAGGATctgttaaaataaagttttatttttctaggTTGCTGGAGCTATAATACATATTCCGTTATGGTGTCATTCAATTGGACACAAAATTTGCTATTGCAGACAATGCAACTACTACACTATTACGGCTATTACTGCTAtttactactactactactactactactactactactactataTACAATCCCCAACACCAAAAATAATTCtagtttgtttattatataatttaaatggatcttaaaattttgtaagttttataaacaatttattgtaaaaatttagaaacttgaaattaaaaaaaaaaaaattataatgttacattaattaaaaaatatatatagtacataggtatatatactggaataattaatatttaattaatgtaggGAACCCAGCCGGAGCCAAGTTTTCAAAGAATTTCCAGTTGcccaaaatcttaaaaaaaggACTTTTAGTTGATTTTAACATCAAATGATTTTTTCAgcaattttcttcgtttaaccaATAATAAAAGAGGCTGAACGGATTTCAGCAATCTGTAAATTGTATCTTATCTTTAATGTGTATTTGATCTGGTTTGtccataaaaataacttattggTTAGCGGACACCAACTAATAATAACAtgagaaataataacaatgacgCAATGTAGCACTATTATTGGTGTTTTCCtgaaaaatcttattaaaccATCTGAATACtgatcttttattattcttcccaaataatataaaacatttaattaattgtgctAATGTACAGTGCCTTTCTGTCCACAATTGTACACTCGCGTTGTACTTCAAATGAAATAGTATAGGGTATTATCAGTTAGAGTAGGGcaagtatatttttgttttacctCTAAATTCTTGCACTAATATGTACCAGTTAGGGGAgttctttgtaaaaaaacaaaccTCAGTAGTTTTTCTGCTAAACCTGGccacatatttaaaatgtggCGAAAGCACAGTATCAAGTGTTTAGTGTGCAGTTCAATGTACCAGTGTGACAAAGAACAAGCCTATTGATAATGGGTGCATTATCCGTTTCATGATACGcataatactattatttatttttgttgttccACTGAATGCCAAACAAGGCATAAAAAAATGATCATGCGCACATCATGCACACATTTCATTGCACACATCATGCACACATAATGCACACATCATATGTGAAACGAACTGTACCCCGGTTGATACGTATCTTAGTGGATATATAATTCACTTGAATATTGTgaattgctttaaaaatatattaatactgaGTTATAATATTAGAGTTCCATACACACTAGTCACAAAtaccattttcaaatatatattctttcttaagatttatttacagaaacaattaatttcaaatcatTTAATTGTTCCACAACTgtgaacaattttatattttcgataaacacacgaatattaatttaaagtttccGCTAATTCATCATATAAAAGaagcaaaataatttgattaaacaGTACTTATGTTATTAAGATGTTCATTAAACATGTTAGAAGGTTATgactttaaaaagaaaataaataatcaaaccATTGATTGAGAGATTGTATACTATATAGTTTGTTgagaaatacaattaataaaattatttaatatacaaaatagtgttatttatatacagtTGAGTTAGTGCACGGGGGGTATGAGGCGCTCCCCGGATTTGCGATTGGTCGACAAATTttctcgaaggaccagagggccCGTGCCCTCGCGAAAGTGAATAAAGCGAAGCAAGCAAAcgaatatcaaaaaatgcGAGGCGACTCACCGTGTCGTTGCCCGGCGCCTCCTGGGTGTCGACGTCGTCCTCCCGTTGGCGAGATCTCTGGCGTGCAAGGCGAAAGCATGCAACAGTCCGGTATAGCAAGCAGGCACGGACCGGCAGGTATAGCAAGCAGGCACAGATAGGCAGGATAGCAAGCAGTCACAGATAGGCAGGATATCAAGCAGTCATAGATAGGCAGGATATCAAGCGATTAGGCCTTCGTGGTCTGCGATGGGCGACCGAGCACTCCAAGTTTGCACATGCGAAACGGTAACGTGTGAGCTTCACGACGTTCGACTGATGAGTCCCTGCCGTAAGACGGCTGGCCAAAAATGTGTTTGCCGTAAGACGGCTGTCTTGCgaatatgtatgtgtgtgccgCACGGCGGCTTGACGAAAAGTTCTGCGGAGAGATGTGTCCTCTCCGACTGTTTGACGAGGAGTCCCTCTCTTCCGTACTCCGGCTCACGCACCTGCCGAGTACGGCGCGAGCGAGTACCGAATTCTTCTCATAATGGGGGATGCCACCCGcgggcgggcagcacgagtcgggtgagtcgcgcgaatATCGACAAGTGTACTAATCGCGATCCACCGACGTTTCGCTAATAGGCGCGAGAATTTAACCCGGTATAACTAATCAACACAAGAACCGTACAATTAACAATGTGAAACACGACAACACGAAATCAATCCTATCATTAACTACTATTTACACTATGATACACGGCGGTGCGCCAAACATTACCGCCCACCAAAATACACCGTATTTTCTATGTTTGAGCGAGTCCCTCCGGTGAGCCGTCCATCGGCAGAGGGCACAGCTTCACCAGAGGGCGACTAAGGAGGCCATCCGCCGTCCTCACCGTAGCGACCCGGGCGACCCCGTCACGACCCGGATGCAATTCCTCGACGCGCCCTCGTCTCCACGCCAGAGGAGGGGCGTTTTCGGTTTTTAGAAGGACCAACGTGCCCTTTGATATCGCGTCAGCCGGCTTTAACCACTTTGGTCGTCGCTGGAGGGTGTGTAGATATTCTTCATGCCACCGTTTCCAGAACTGTTGGTGCATGTGCTGCACCAGCTGCCATCGATCGAGTCTGCCTATCGGCACCGGGTCTAGGTCGGGATAAGGAACCGCTACGAGCGGCTCTAATGTGATAAAGTGCCCCGGGGAGAGCACCCCGAGGTCGTGGGGATCCGAGCTGGTGGGGCACAAAGGTCGGGAATTCAGGATGGATTCTACCTGTGCTAGGAGGGTGCTGAATTCCTCCACCGTGAGGATCTGCGCTCCCACCACGCGTTTCAAGTGGGTCTTTGTCGCCTTAACCCCCGCTTCCCAGAGGCCACCAAAGTGTGGCGCGGAAGGGGGGTTAAAGGACCACTGGATTTGTTCTCGCCCTGAGGCCGCCTCCATGCAGCTGACGAGCTCGCGCTGAGCCCCCACGAAATTGGTGCCGCAGTCGCTGTAGATCCGCGAGCAGCGACCGCGCCTAGCGATGAAACGCCTCAGAGCTGACAAAACGAGTCTGTAGATAAGGAAAAAGCAAGTTCCAAATGAACCGCCTTCGTGGTAAAGCAAACGAAAATGCACACGTACGCCTTGAACGGCGTTGCCCCGCGAGAACGACGATTATATACAAAGAAGGGGCCCGCGTAGTCGACCCCGGCGATTGAGAAGGGTTTGGCCTGACGTACCCGGTCGAGCGGTAGGTCCGCCATGGGCGGTTGCAAGGTACGCGGGTTCGCCCGGAAACATTGGTAACAACGCGACAAACAACGTTTGATGGCCTGATGGGCCCCCAGAATCCAAAAATGTTGCAGTAGTAGGTAATGCAACGCTCGACGCCCCGGATGCAAGTGTAGGCGGTGGGTGCGCTCCACTATGAGTTCCGTGAGCCGGTGTTTACCGGGCAATAACGCGGGGTGCTTGGCCTCATGAGACATTGCGGAGTGCGTGAGTCTACCGCCCACCCTGAGGACTCCGCGCGCGTCCACGAAAGGGGCGAGTTGTCGCAGAGGTTTGGAGCAATGTTGATTGCGTTTCAGCCTATCGAGATCCTCTGCAAAGCGACAAGATTGAACAACTTTAACGAGGTATAGCAGGGTCGAATGGAATTCGACTTGGTCTACAACAAGAGTTCTGTGGGGTGAATTCGACTTGAGTCGATTAACAAAACGAAGACAATAAGAGAATATTCTAACGAGTTTATCCAATGACGAAAAACGATCGAGAAGCGAATCAACAACAGAAGCAGAGTTTACGACATCAGCAGGATTTACGACAACAAAAGCATGAGATTTTTCTTCCTCCGGAAAATCGTCAGCTTCCAATATCGTTTCTGGAGTGGGTTCGAATTCGGCGAGCCACGCAGGGCCAGTCCACCAAAGCTGGTGATCCACTAATTCTTGAGGAAACAAGCCCCTTGAGCAACAATCGGCGGGGTTAGACTTGGTGTCGACATGTCTCCAGCAAGAGATATCTGTGTTGGACTGGATGCGGGCCACACGATTACGCACAAACGTCTTCCAACGGTGGGGGGCCGAACGTATCCAGGCGAGCGCGACCTCGGAATCAGACCACGCGTACGTGCCGTCGATAGTAATCTTAGGCCGGAGAATGTTCCCGATATACTCCGCTAAGTCCGACAGTAAAACGGCTGCGCAAAGCTCGAGTCTCGGCAAGGTGATGGCCTTAAGCGGGGCCACCTTTGACTTGGCGCTGAGCATTCGAATCAGTACCCCGTCCTCGGCGACGATCCTGATATATACAACGGCTCCGTAGCCCTGTTCACTCGCGTCGCAAAATCCGTGTATCTCCCGTCGGATTACGTTGGCCATGGCGATAGTACGAGGTATGCGAATGGAAGCTAGCGCGGGGAGTTCCGATTTAATTACCCCATGATGGGGCAAATAGAATACAGGTCCGTCCACCGGAAACGGCCGTTCAATCATTTTCATATAACCGTTATTCAAATAATCCTGCATGAATTTGTTATAGTTCAATTTAAACTCTGCATCTAATTTAAAACGACGCTCAAGTGCGCGAAATCTATTTAGGGCTACTTGACGCGTGCCGACAAAACAAGGTTTATCCCTTTTGAAAGGATACGATACGACAAAACGACCGGACGCGTCCCGACGCGTGGTCTGAGCGAATAATTCCTCGCAACGTTTCTCCTCCTGCGAATACGGTGGGACCGATGGAATCTCGTCTAGTTGCCAAAATCGACTAAGAGATGCGTCCAACGAATCGAGAGTCATAAACGAATGTGTGGATCCCGGCGCCTGCGTCGATACCGACCCGACGAGGACCCAGCCGAAGACGGAATTGAAGGCGTCTGGTAGCAAGCGACGAGGCCGATGCGGATTTTTTTGCCGAAGGTGATTTACAACCCTAAGAATGTATGCTATGATTCGACCAATTTTCTCGATTGAAGAGAATCTTTCGAGCAATGAATGCACCGCGTCAGGCGGATCGAGCGCCACGAGCGATACAATTTTCTCCTCCTCGGTTGGAGGGGTTTCCGAACTGTGGGAAGGTTCCACTTGAGGCTCAAAGCGAGCGAGCTTGTGCAGGACCTCCGAATGAGGTCCGGCCGTTTGGCGAACCCCGACGAGCCCTCCGTGGTTGCGGGAGGGACGTGGCAGTACGCCAAGACGGCGGGATCCAATGACGCCGTGAGTGTGTGTGACTCGACGGTTATGACCTCCGAGTGAGGTTCGGCCGTTTGGCGACACCCGACGAGCCCTCCGTGATAGCGGGAGGGACGTGGTGAtacgccaagacggcggtaATGCGGTCCTACCGTTCGGCGACACCCGAATGGTGATACGCCGAGACGGCGGTGTCCAAAGGCACCGTGAGTGTAGGTGACTCGACGGTGCGCGTTAACGGGGCGAGGGTGTAGGGCCTCGCCCTCGTTCAACGAGCTACGATTACGCGAATATCCTCGCCGCGAACGTGCCCAAGCGACGTGCGGACGAGAGACATCACGCGTGACGATGTGTGACCTCCGAATGAGGTCCAGCCGTTCGGCGACACCCGAAGCCCTCCGTGATAGCGGGAGAACGATGGTGCTACGCCAAAACGGCGGTAACGAGGTCCTACCGTTCGGCGCCACCCGAGTGGTGATGCGCCAAGACGGCGGTGTCCAAAAGCACCGTGAGTGTATGGTGACTCGACGGTGCACGATGAGTCATAAGGGACCCGGGACGGGGTGAGTGCGT encodes the following:
- the LOC139824503 gene encoding uncharacterized protein codes for the protein MEAASGREQIQWSFNPPSAPHFGGLWEAGVKATKTHLKRVVGAQILTVEEFSTLLAQVESILNSRPLCPTSSDPHDLGVLSPGHFITLEPLVAVPYPDLDPVPIGRLDRWQLVQHMHQQFWKRWHEEYLHTLQRRPKWLKPADAISKGTLVLLKTENAPPLAWRRGRVEELHPGRDGVARVATVRTADGLLSRPLVKLCPLPMDGSPEGLAQT
- the LOC139824504 gene encoding uncharacterized protein, whose product is MANVIRREIHGFCDASEQGYGAVVYIRIVAEDGVLIRMLSAKSKVAPLKAITLPRLELCAAVLLSDLAEYIGNILRPKITIDGTYAWSDSEVALAWIRSAPHRWKTFVRNRVARIQSNTDISCWRHVDTKSNPADCCSRGLFPQELVDHQLWWTGPAWLAEFEPTPETILEADDFPEEEKSHAFVVVNPADVVNSASVVDSLLDRFSSLDKLVRIFSYCLRFVNRLKSNSPHRTLVVDQVEFHSTLLYLVKVVQSCRFAEDLDRLKRNQHCSKPLRQLAPFVDARGVLRVGGRLTHSAMSHEAKHPALLPGKHRLTELIVERTHRLHLHPGRRALHYLLLQHFWILGAHQAIKRCLSRCYQCFRANPRTLQPPMADLPLDRVRQAKPFSIAGVDYAGPFFVYNRRSRGATPFKAYVCIFVCFTTKAVHLELAFSLSTDSFCQL